A genomic stretch from Eubacterium sulci ATCC 35585 includes:
- a CDS encoding ATP synthase: MGENYVYEVARIRALETSLLKDTDIEQLISLGTYEQCIQFLEEKSWGNSDSKGDGERILAAEEDKIWALIKEFKIDMKHFAVLSIPKLYHNLKAAIKAAVSRPKGISIYYDTNPSGEEMRAAIQEGNYKLLPEDMQDAAKEAYESLVHTGDGQLCDIVIDRACMEAIYLAGHRSKVDIIKDYTESIVAVANIKIAVRAQLTSKSADFMKRAMSSCDSINTDALIKAAIAGKDEIAAYLATTPYRDGVDALKSSQSIFECWCDNRIIRAIKPQKYNAFTVGPIFAYVIARLNEIKTVRIVLTGKQNDLSEEAIRERVREMYA, encoded by the coding sequence ATGGGAGAAAATTATGTTTACGAGGTCGCGAGAATTCGTGCGCTAGAGACATCCCTCCTGAAGGATACAGATATCGAGCAGCTTATCTCACTCGGCACTTATGAGCAGTGCATTCAATTTCTTGAGGAAAAGTCCTGGGGAAACTCGGACTCAAAGGGTGACGGCGAGAGAATCCTCGCAGCAGAAGAAGATAAGATTTGGGCTCTAATCAAAGAGTTTAAAATCGATATGAAACACTTCGCTGTTTTGAGCATTCCGAAGCTCTATCACAATCTAAAGGCTGCGATAAAGGCAGCTGTAAGTAGACCAAAGGGCATAAGCATCTACTACGACACGAATCCAAGTGGCGAAGAGATGAGAGCTGCAATCCAGGAGGGCAACTACAAGCTACTTCCTGAGGATATGCAGGATGCCGCAAAGGAAGCCTACGAAAGTCTTGTTCACACAGGCGACGGACAGCTTTGCGATATCGTAATCGATAGAGCCTGCATGGAAGCGATATACCTTGCAGGACACAGATCAAAGGTTGATATCATCAAAGATTACACAGAGTCTATCGTCGCAGTAGCGAACATCAAGATTGCTGTAAGAGCTCAGCTGACAAGTAAAAGTGCCGACTTCATGAAGAGGGCGATGTCAAGCTGTGATTCGATAAACACAGATGCACTCATAAAGGCTGCGATAGCAGGCAAGGATGAAATAGCTGCATATCTTGCAACAACACCGTATAGAGATGGCGTTGATGCACTGAAAAGCTCGCAATCCATATTTGAGTGCTGGTGTGATAACCGCATAATAAGAGCGATAAAACCGCAAAAGTACAATGCGTTTACAGTAGGTCCAATATTTGCCTATGTAATTGCAAGACTAAACGAAATAAAGACAGTTAGAATTGTACTCACAGGAAAGCAAAATGACCTTTCCGAAGAGGCGATTAGAGAAAGAGTAAGGGAAATGTATGCGTGA
- a CDS encoding ATP synthase subunit D, with translation MASSQIIPTRMELSRIKDKLAVARKGHKLLKDKRDELMRQFLIMVRENMELRKHVEEGIRQANINFIVAKAGMDAETLNTALMAAKQKVTLGVSTKNVMSVNIPVFDVRTKTASETDIYSYGYAFTSSDLDGAIKSLADIRDDMILLAEKEKACKLMAAEIEKTRRRVNALEHVIIPEAQKNIKYISMKLEETARDNTIRLIKVKDMVLEDAHRYSERK, from the coding sequence ATGGCATCAAGTCAAATAATTCCTACTCGTATGGAGCTCTCTAGGATCAAAGATAAGCTGGCCGTTGCCCGCAAGGGTCACAAGCTTCTCAAAGATAAGAGAGACGAGCTGATGCGTCAATTCCTCATCATGGTTCGTGAGAACATGGAGCTCAGAAAGCATGTCGAAGAGGGTATCCGTCAGGCTAATATCAACTTCATTGTTGCCAAAGCTGGCATGGATGCCGAAACTCTTAATACCGCTTTGATGGCTGCTAAGCAAAAGGTGACGCTTGGCGTCAGCACAAAGAACGTCATGAGTGTTAACATTCCTGTCTTTGATGTAAGGACGAAGACCGCAAGTGAGACGGATATCTATTCATATGGATATGCCTTTACTTCTTCGGATTTAGACGGAGCGATTAAATCGCTTGCCGATATCAGGGACGACATGATTTTGCTCGCCGAAAAGGAAAAGGCCTGCAAGCTCATGGCTGCTGAGATTGAGAAGACTAGAAGACGTGTAAATGCTCTTGAGCATGTAATCATCCCTGAAGCTCAGAAGAATATCAAATATATTTCGATGAAGCTTGAGGAGACTGCAAGAGACAACACGATCAGGCTTATCAAGGTTAAGGACATGGTTCTTGAGGATGCACACCGCTACAGCGAAAGAAAGTAG
- a CDS encoding transposase has translation MDKNSLSHTSWNCKYHIVLAQKYRRKVIYGKIRVEIGKILRLLCERKGIQIIEAECCPDHIHMLVEIPPKYSVSQIVGYLKGKSSLMIFDKHANLKYKYGNRHFWCRGYFVDTVGKNKKRIEEYIRTQLQEDIAEDQISLKEYIDPFTGKKNK, from the coding sequence ATGGATAAGAATAGTTTATCACATACATCGTGGAATTGTAAGTATCACATAGTGCTTGCACAAAAGTACAGAAGAAAAGTCATTTACGGAAAGATAAGAGTAGAGATAGGGAAAATATTAAGGCTTCTGTGTGAAAGGAAAGGAATACAAATAATCGAAGCAGAATGTTGTCCTGATCATATACATATGCTTGTAGAGATACCACCAAAATACAGTGTGTCCCAAATTGTTGGTTATCTCAAAGGGAAAAGCTCATTGATGATTTTCGATAAACATGCAAATTTAAAATATAAATATGGAAATAGACATTTCTGGTGTCGAGGCTATTTTGTGGATACAGTAGGGAAGAATAAGAAAAGAATAGAGGAATACATACGTACACAACTTCAAGAAGATATAGCAGAGGACCAGATAAGCTTGAAAGAGTATATAGATCCGTTCACAGGAAAGAAAAATAAATAG
- a CDS encoding ABC transporter ATP-binding protein: MNILSVKNLKKRYGNKEVLKGLDLTVPENSVFGLVGKNGAGKTTVMKAVLGLLMPDEGEVYVCGRKVSFGQTETNKFIGYLPDVPEFYSFMTSLEYLQFCGRLSGLDERSIKERSSRLLRLVGMNDSTHRIGGFSRGMKQRLGIAQALMNSPKLLICDEPTSALDPIGRKEILDVLYAAKEETTIVFSTHILSDVERICTNVAFMNDGVIALQGEISTVREKFSGNEYVFEMNFDSDADLLAQKFSELEFVNRNTLILRENNGKFTEILKYMIENEMFFQKIERETPSLESVFMKVIR, translated from the coding sequence ATGAATATTCTTTCAGTCAAAAACCTTAAAAAGAGATATGGCAATAAAGAGGTGTTGAAAGGATTAGATTTAACTGTGCCTGAGAACAGCGTGTTCGGACTGGTTGGCAAGAATGGTGCTGGAAAAACTACAGTTATGAAAGCAGTACTTGGGCTGCTCATGCCAGATGAAGGAGAAGTGTATGTTTGCGGTAGAAAAGTATCGTTCGGGCAGACAGAAACAAATAAATTTATCGGGTATTTACCAGATGTACCAGAATTTTATTCTTTCATGACGTCATTAGAATATCTTCAGTTTTGTGGAAGATTGAGCGGATTGGATGAGAGAAGTATAAAAGAAAGAAGCAGTAGATTGCTAAGGTTGGTCGGAATGAACGATTCTACTCATAGGATAGGTGGCTTTTCGAGAGGAATGAAACAGCGACTTGGAATAGCGCAAGCATTGATGAATTCACCGAAACTCCTCATATGTGATGAACCAACATCAGCTCTTGATCCTATTGGACGTAAGGAAATACTGGACGTTTTATATGCTGCTAAAGAAGAAACAACTATTGTTTTTTCTACTCATATATTGTCAGATGTCGAACGTATTTGTACGAATGTGGCATTTATGAATGATGGTGTTATTGCTTTGCAGGGAGAAATATCTACTGTGAGAGAAAAATTTTCGGGAAATGAATACGTGTTTGAAATGAATTTTGACAGCGATGCTGATTTGCTTGCTCAAAAATTCTCTGAACTTGAGTTTGTGAATCGAAATACTCTTATCCTTAGAGAAAATAACGGAAAGTTTACAGAGATATTAAAGTATATGATTGAAAATGAGATGTTTTTTCAGAAAATAGAGCGTGAAACCCCTTCGTTGGAAAGCGTATTTATGAAAGTGATTAGATGA
- a CDS encoding ATP synthase subunit F (produces ATP from ADP in the presence of a proton gradient across the membrane; the F subunit is part of the catalytic core of the ATP synthase complex), whose protein sequence is MRDIAVIGDYDSIYGFAALGFDTIPVTEPAEAKHKLSELAEQGYGIIYITEFLAADLRDEIAKYQDKIVPAIIEIPGTHGNTGAGIAEVKKSVERAVGSDILFSHDN, encoded by the coding sequence ATGCGTGATATTGCTGTAATAGGAGATTATGACAGCATTTACGGCTTTGCTGCTTTGGGCTTTGATACCATACCGGTAACAGAGCCTGCTGAGGCAAAACATAAGCTGTCAGAGCTTGCCGAGCAGGGATATGGAATAATCTATATTACGGAATTCTTGGCGGCAGATTTAAGAGATGAAATTGCAAAATATCAGGACAAGATTGTGCCGGCCATCATTGAGATACCAGGCACACACGGAAACACTGGAGCAGGAATAGCCGAAGTTAAAAAATCCGTTGAAAGAGCGGTAGGATCGGATATTTTGTTTTCACACGATAACTGA
- a CDS encoding ATP synthase subunit B (produces ATP from ADP in the presence of a proton gradient across the membrane; the B subunit is part of the catalytic core of the ATP synthase complex), translating to MPKEYRTIQEVAGPLMMVRGVENVKYDELGEIELADGEKRRCKVLEINDDTAVVQLFENSAGINLSDSKVRFLGKSLELGVSEDMLGRVFDGMGRPKDGGPEILPVERRDINGLPMNPAARIYPAEFIQTGVSAIDGLNTLVRGQKLPIFSASGLPHANLAAQIAKQAKVRGTDEKFAVVFAAMGITFEESNFFVESFKETGAIDRTVMFVNLANDPAVERISTPRMALTAAEYLAFDCDMHVLVILTDITNYADALREVSAARKEVAARRGYPGYMYTDFATIYERAGRQYGKNGSITMIPILSMPEDDKTHPIPDLTGYITEGQIILSRDLYRKGVKPPINVLPSLSRLKDKGIGEGKTRGDHANTMNQLFAAYARGKDAKELMTILGEAALTEIDLKYAKFADEFEDKYVNQGYNTDRTIEETLDIGWELLRILPRSELKRINDKWLDMYYEAK from the coding sequence ATGCCAAAGGAATATAGAACTATTCAAGAGGTCGCAGGTCCTTTGATGATGGTCCGCGGCGTTGAGAATGTAAAGTACGACGAACTAGGTGAAATCGAGCTTGCAGACGGCGAAAAGCGTCGCTGTAAGGTTCTCGAAATCAACGACGATACAGCGGTAGTTCAGCTCTTTGAGAACTCCGCAGGTATAAACCTTAGCGACAGCAAGGTTAGATTTTTAGGAAAGAGCCTCGAGCTTGGCGTATCTGAGGATATGCTAGGCAGAGTCTTTGACGGAATGGGAAGACCAAAGGACGGAGGCCCGGAAATTCTTCCTGTAGAGAGAAGAGATATCAATGGACTTCCAATGAACCCTGCAGCGCGTATCTACCCTGCTGAGTTCATCCAGACTGGTGTATCTGCTATCGACGGTCTTAATACTCTAGTTAGAGGACAGAAGCTACCTATTTTCTCAGCTTCAGGTCTTCCACACGCAAATCTTGCAGCTCAGATTGCAAAGCAGGCTAAGGTTCGTGGAACTGATGAAAAGTTTGCGGTAGTATTTGCGGCTATGGGTATCACATTTGAGGAATCAAACTTCTTTGTTGAATCCTTCAAAGAAACTGGTGCGATAGATAGAACCGTAATGTTTGTAAATCTTGCAAACGACCCTGCGGTTGAAAGAATTTCGACACCAAGAATGGCGCTTACAGCAGCTGAATATCTAGCATTTGACTGCGATATGCACGTTCTAGTAATTTTGACAGATATCACAAACTATGCGGATGCTTTGAGAGAGGTATCTGCTGCGCGTAAGGAAGTTGCAGCAAGAAGAGGATATCCTGGATATATGTACACTGACTTTGCTACGATATATGAGAGAGCAGGAAGACAGTATGGCAAGAACGGTTCAATCACTATGATTCCAATTCTTTCAATGCCTGAGGATGACAAGACTCACCCAATTCCTGACCTTACTGGATATATCACAGAGGGACAGATTATTCTTTCCAGAGACCTTTACCGTAAGGGTGTTAAGCCACCTATCAACGTTCTTCCATCACTATCAAGACTTAAGGATAAGGGTATAGGCGAAGGCAAGACAAGAGGCGACCACGCTAATACAATGAACCAGCTATTTGCCGCTTATGCTAGAGGTAAGGACGCTAAGGAGCTTATGACCATCCTTGGTGAAGCTGCTTTGACAGAAATCGATCTTAAGTATGCTAAGTTTGCAGACGAGTTTGAAGACAAGTATGTAAACCAGGGTTATAACACTGATAGAACTATTGAGGAGACTCTAGATATCGGCTGGGAGCTTTTGAGAATCCTTCCAAGAAGTGAACTCAAGAGAATTAATGACAAGTGGCTCGATATGTATTATGAGGCGAAGTAA
- a CDS encoding ATP synthase subunit A: MNSKGTIKKVAGPLVIATGMRDANMFDVVHVSDQMLTGEIIEMHGDEASIQVYEETSGLGPGEPVVSTGVPMSVELGPGLITSIYDGIQRPLDAIMKVCGNNLKRGIHVDSLDREKKWNFVPTAEIGEEVSGGDVLGTVQETEVVEQKIMVPPDVKGKVKELKSGEFTVTETIAVIETEKGDREIQLMQRWPVRKSRPYTEKLRPDKPLITGQRVVDAFFPIAKGGTAAVPGPFGSGKTVIQHQLAKWAEADIVVYIGCGERGNEMTDVLNEFPALVDPKTGRSLMERTVLIANTSDMPVAAREASIYTGITIAEYFRDMGYSVALMADSTSRWAEALREMSGRLEEMPGEEGYPAYLGSRLAQFYERAGHVIALGKDGRDGALSVIGAVSPQGGDISEPVSQATLRIVKVFWGLDSNLAYQRHFPAINWLTSYSLYLDSMEKWFNEEVEPGWMSARQEMMSLLQDESKLNEIVQMVGMDALSPADRLKMEAAKSIREDFLNQNSFDEVDTYSSLRKQYLMMRLVMSFYEKAKAALEKGANVEDLIAMPSREPIGRFKYTPEDKIEDEFTRIIDLLDGEVAEALNKED, from the coding sequence ATGAATAGTAAAGGTACGATTAAAAAAGTAGCAGGCCCCTTAGTAATAGCTACAGGCATGCGCGATGCAAACATGTTTGACGTTGTGCATGTTAGCGACCAGATGCTAACGGGTGAAATTATAGAGATGCACGGTGACGAGGCATCAATTCAGGTATACGAGGAGACTTCAGGTCTTGGACCAGGAGAACCAGTAGTTTCGACTGGTGTACCTATGTCGGTTGAACTTGGACCTGGACTCATAACAAGTATCTACGACGGTATTCAAAGACCTCTAGACGCTATTATGAAGGTCTGTGGTAACAACCTAAAGAGAGGAATCCACGTTGATTCACTTGATAGAGAGAAGAAGTGGAACTTTGTTCCTACAGCTGAAATCGGTGAAGAGGTAAGCGGCGGAGATGTTCTTGGAACAGTTCAGGAGACTGAAGTTGTTGAACAGAAAATCATGGTTCCACCTGATGTAAAGGGTAAGGTTAAAGAGCTTAAGTCAGGTGAGTTCACAGTTACAGAGACAATTGCTGTAATCGAAACAGAAAAGGGCGATAGAGAAATCCAGCTCATGCAGAGATGGCCAGTTAGAAAGAGCAGGCCTTATACTGAGAAGCTGAGACCAGACAAACCACTTATTACAGGACAGCGTGTTGTTGATGCTTTCTTCCCTATCGCAAAGGGTGGTACAGCAGCAGTTCCTGGACCTTTCGGTTCAGGTAAGACGGTTATCCAGCATCAGCTAGCAAAGTGGGCTGAGGCTGACATCGTCGTATATATCGGATGCGGAGAGCGTGGAAACGAGATGACAGACGTACTTAACGAGTTCCCAGCCCTCGTCGATCCAAAGACAGGTCGTTCTTTGATGGAAAGAACGGTTCTCATTGCAAACACATCGGATATGCCGGTTGCTGCGCGTGAGGCGTCAATTTATACAGGTATTACTATCGCTGAGTACTTCAGAGATATGGGATACTCAGTAGCTTTGATGGCTGACTCAACATCAAGATGGGCAGAGGCTCTTCGTGAGATGTCTGGAAGACTTGAGGAAATGCCTGGTGAAGAAGGTTACCCTGCATACCTAGGAAGCCGTCTTGCTCAGTTCTATGAGAGAGCTGGTCACGTTATCGCACTAGGTAAGGATGGAAGAGATGGTGCTCTTTCAGTAATCGGTGCGGTTTCACCACAGGGCGGAGATATCTCTGAGCCAGTATCACAGGCAACGCTTAGAATTGTAAAGGTGTTCTGGGGTCTTGATTCAAACCTTGCATACCAGAGACACTTCCCTGCAATCAACTGGCTGACAAGTTACTCACTATACCTAGACAGCATGGAGAAATGGTTTAACGAAGAGGTTGAGCCAGGTTGGATGAGTGCTCGTCAGGAAATGATGTCACTTCTTCAGGACGAATCAAAGCTTAATGAAATCGTTCAGATGGTAGGTATGGATGCGCTTTCACCTGCTGACAGACTCAAGATGGAAGCTGCTAAGTCTATCAGAGAAGACTTCCTAAACCAGAACAGCTTTGATGAGGTTGATACATATTCATCACTTCGCAAGCAGTATCTCATGATGAGACTGGTTATGAGCTTCTACGAAAAGGCTAAGGCTGCACTTGAAAAGGGTGCAAATGTAGAGGATCTTATCGCAATGCCTTCAAGAGAGCCTATCGGAAGATTTAAATACACACCTGAAGATAAGATAGAAGATGAATTTACAAGAATCATCGACTTGCTCGACGGAGAAGTTGCTGAAGCACTGAATAAGGAGGACTAA
- a CDS encoding membrane protein: MEIFKEFLPFLIPLVIIELILLVYVIRHILTHKNYKHGNRLMWMIIVIVGMNFIGPILYLALGKEES, encoded by the coding sequence ATGGAAATTTTTAAAGAATTTTTACCTTTTTTAATACCTCTTGTTATAATTGAATTGATACTATTGGTATATGTTATTCGTCATATTCTTACGCATAAAAATTATAAACATGGAAATCGACTTATGTGGATGATTATTGTGATTGTTGGAATGAATTTTATTGGACCAATTCTATATCTTGCTTTAGGAAAAGAGGAATCATAG
- a CDS encoding competence protein TfoX produces MASSKEYLNFILEQLSELEDITYRTMMGEYIIYYHGKIVGGIYDDRLLVKPVKSAIEYMPNAEYELPYEGAKEMLLVDDVDNKEYLTGLFNSMFDELPAPKPKKKK; encoded by the coding sequence ATGGCATCAAGTAAGGAATATTTAAATTTCATTTTAGAGCAGTTATCAGAATTGGAAGATATTACTTATCGTACAATGATGGGCGAATATATCATTTATTATCATGGAAAAATCGTAGGTGGAATTTATGATGATAGATTGTTAGTGAAGCCTGTTAAATCTGCAATAGAATATATGCCGAATGCAGAATACGAATTGCCGTATGAAGGGGCAAAGGAAATGCTATTGGTAGATGATGTTGACAATAAAGAATATTTAACCGGCTTATTTAATTCAATGTTTGATGAGTTACCTGCACCAAAACCAAAGAAAAAGAAATAA
- a CDS encoding 1,3-beta-glucan synthase regulator: MNFFRNRVKELGGFTEEIVCKEVAKEEDILKLEEELGYSLPIEFRQALKEISSHLEFFWDIYIEGKEILPLPSELVEFSAGNLHFGIDLIPIFEESRKGLVDICYPNYDNPYDKIFHNKLVFQELDNGDLLAIDLEKESYGKVVYLSHDGSDLHGYVMANSFAEFLEEYTKLGCIGGEDWQWEVFTNNHTTPIDSTCENAKKWLELMR, encoded by the coding sequence ATAAACTTCTTTAGAAACAGAGTAAAAGAATTAGGTGGATTTACAGAAGAAATTGTTTGCAAAGAAGTTGCAAAAGAAGAAGATATTCTAAAGCTTGAAGAAGAATTAGGTTACAGTCTACCAATAGAATTTAGACAGGCATTGAAAGAAATTTCATCACATCTAGAGTTTTTTTGGGATATTTATATTGAAGGCAAAGAAATACTACCATTACCGAGTGAGTTGGTGGAATTTTCTGCGGGTAATTTGCATTTTGGAATAGATTTAATTCCCATTTTTGAAGAAAGTAGAAAAGGTTTGGTAGATATTTGCTATCCTAATTATGATAATCCGTATGACAAGATTTTTCACAATAAGCTGGTATTTCAGGAGCTTGACAATGGTGATTTATTAGCTATAGATTTAGAAAAAGAGTCTTATGGGAAAGTAGTCTACTTAAGTCACGACGGAAGCGACTTACATGGTTATGTAATGGCAAATTCTTTTGCAGAATTTCTTGAAGAATACACGAAATTAGGCTGTATTGGAGGAGAGGATTGGCAGTGGGAAGTGTTTACAAACAATCATACAACACCTATTGATAGTACTTGTGAAAACGCAAAAAAGTGGCTTGAACTCATGCGTTAG
- a CDS encoding nitroreductase, whose protein sequence is MEALECIKSRRSVRKYKDEKISKETIEKIIESAAYAPSWKNTQITRYTIVENEEIKAKIAEEAVLGFTFNEKTIKRAPAIAVQSIVKGKSGFEPDGSYSTPKNDGWEMFDAGVSAEAFCLAAHTYGVGTVILGYADYDMIKELIGLPEDQEVVAIIAMGYHETNNPAPARLSVDELVNFVE, encoded by the coding sequence ATGGAAGCTTTAGAATGCATAAAATCAAGAAGAAGTGTTCGTAAGTACAAGGATGAGAAGATATCAAAGGAGACTATCGAAAAGATTATCGAGTCTGCAGCATATGCTCCATCATGGAAGAACACTCAGATTACAAGATACACAATTGTAGAAAATGAGGAAATCAAAGCGAAGATTGCTGAAGAGGCAGTTCTTGGCTTCACTTTTAATGAGAAGACAATCAAGCGCGCTCCTGCAATTGCAGTGCAGTCAATTGTAAAGGGAAAGAGCGGCTTTGAGCCAGATGGCAGCTATTCAACGCCCAAAAATGATGGCTGGGAGATGTTTGATGCAGGTGTATCTGCAGAGGCCTTCTGCCTAGCTGCGCACACATACGGTGTTGGAACAGTAATCCTAGGATATGCTGACTACGATATGATTAAAGAGCTTATTGGCCTTCCTGAGGACCAGGAGGTTGTAGCTATAATCGCAATGGGATATCACGAAACAAATAACCCTGCACCAGCTAGGCTTTCCGTCGATGAACTTGTGAATTTCGTGGAATAA
- a CDS encoding permease — translation MEISMGFAIAIFGAALATILAGMGSAWGVGKAGQAAAGVVSEDPNQFAKVLILQLLPGTQGIYGLLVTFITLSKIGILGGTAVTSMSVGTGLTIFAACMPIAIVGLVSAFHQGKTSVASIGIVAKKPDQFGKAMLFPAMVETYAILALLISILSVSNIKL, via the coding sequence ATGGAAATTAGTATGGGTTTTGCAATTGCAATCTTTGGAGCAGCGCTCGCAACAATTTTGGCAGGTATGGGATCAGCTTGGGGCGTAGGTAAAGCAGGTCAGGCAGCAGCAGGAGTAGTAAGCGAAGATCCTAATCAGTTCGCTAAGGTACTTATCCTTCAGCTACTTCCAGGTACACAGGGTATTTACGGACTTCTCGTAACATTTATCACACTATCAAAGATTGGTATTCTCGGCGGAACAGCTGTAACAAGCATGAGCGTAGGCACAGGACTTACAATCTTTGCTGCATGCATGCCAATCGCAATCGTAGGTTTAGTATCAGCATTCCACCAGGGCAAGACATCAGTTGCTTCAATCGGAATCGTTGCTAAGAAGCCAGATCAGTTCGGTAAGGCTATGCTATTCCCTGCAATGGTAGAGACATATGCAATCCTTGCACTTCTTATCTCAATCCTATCAGTATCAAATATCAAGCTATAG
- a CDS encoding XRE family transcriptional regulator has protein sequence MDFGMILKNLRKEKGLTQAQLGAKIGVTEKTINNYETKGKRPRNIDVYYKLSEVFNVGMSDLVGEEEAFYYNAQKQYGYNGKKQARELAKNLSGMFAGGELPEEDADVVFKMIQEAYWKMKLENKAKYSNKTGD, from the coding sequence ATGGATTTTGGAATGATTTTAAAAAATTTAAGAAAAGAAAAGGGCTTAACCCAGGCCCAACTTGGTGCTAAAATAGGCGTCACTGAGAAAACTATAAACAACTATGAAACTAAAGGTAAAAGACCTAGGAATATTGATGTATACTATAAGTTATCAGAGGTATTTAATGTAGGTATGTCAGACCTTGTAGGCGAAGAAGAAGCTTTCTACTACAATGCTCAAAAACAATACGGATATAACGGTAAGAAGCAAGCCAGAGAACTTGCAAAAAATCTATCTGGTATGTTTGCAGGTGGTGAACTTCCTGAAGAAGATGCCGATGTAGTTTTTAAGATGATTCAAGAAGCTTATTGGAAGATGAAATTAGAAAACAAAGCGAAATACTCAAACAAAACAGGTGACTAA